A window of the Juglans microcarpa x Juglans regia isolate MS1-56 chromosome 5D, Jm3101_v1.0, whole genome shotgun sequence genome harbors these coding sequences:
- the LOC121266292 gene encoding uncharacterized protein LOC121266292, protein MSIRNLPSPKLFSVFLVFSVFLICFPGLVLPAVVTLESMEIFKTHEWMPNAKPIVYFRCKEENKTVLPDVKKAHVLYSFKGEESWQPLTELSSKKCKRCGFYEEDSFKSDDVYEEWEFCASDFSDPDGKYIRFKDKEFNATFLCPKCVPFANASNSASGSHGGGKRMHVALIILISAVVSTVLIFGVVGVYKYWQKKKREQDQARFLKLFEDGDDIEDELGLGM, encoded by the exons ATGTCTATTCGAAATCTACCGAGTCCTAagcttttttctgtttttctcgTCTTCTCGGTCTTCCTCATCTGTTTTCCAG GATTGGTATTACCGGCAGTCGTTACCCTTGAATCCATGGAGATATTTAAAACCCACGAGTGGATGCCAAACGCCAAACCAATTGTTTATTTCCGGTGTAAAGAGGAGAACAAGACGGTGCTGCCGGATGTAAAGAAAGCGCATGTCTTGTATAGTTTCAAAGGTGAAGAGTCTTGGCAG CCTCTCACAGAACTTTCAAGTAAAAAGTGTAAGCGGTGTGGGTTTTATGAGGAGGATAGTTTCAAATCAGATGATGTATATGAAGAGTGGGAATTTTGTGCAAGTGATTTTTCTGATCCCGATGGGAAATATATCCGGTTCAAGGACAAGGAATTTAATGCTACTTTTTTGTGCCCGAAATGTGTTCCTTTTGCAAATG CTTCAAATTCTGCATCCGGCTCACATGGTGGAGGAAAGAGAATGCATGTTGCTCTAATCATATTGATCAGTGCTGTGGTTTCAACAGTATTGATTTTTGGAGTAGTGGGTGTGTATAAATACtggcaaaagaagaagagggaacAAGATCAGGCTCGGTTTCTGAAGCTGTTTGAAGATGGGGATGATATCGAGGATGAGTTGGGCCTTGGTATGTAA
- the LOC121265952 gene encoding DNA ligase 1-like isoform X2 produces MHILKHSSLSRVPTSTRSRALPSSPFFEQKLQLLFRAFDSGYLRSSEKVIFQLLGKILEMEGKSELIVDGEERIRKEEFHVKEKTKNMEPNDVVDEKTEMEHELKTKSVKKEKPKHEKHKEEDEEKTKKKEKDKKERESNQKVKKYEKKKDEDGEQTHKEKDEEEKKKGKKGEKDYRTNKDDEAGEEKKKEKKKKKDKEKEEKGENDGDSGDKEDDRERGKTDKKKNKKEKHQDDDLKQEEKKIKEGKDKKLSVKEDDKPTGKVGDQRLEEKVEQEKKHKDGEHKEKGETKKDEKDTKGREKKAKNKGDLDGKSKDEIDREKDTEKDDDDKEKGEKKKEKKEKEKHHKDEADEDEDDDEGKKKKEKKDKKEKERKHKGAVDEGKCQPEVTSREIEIKENVKESEGKGEEGDQMEKVKVGKEEKSEKKEKCEKKRKLDGKDKSKPLGKLKQKLEKINGKIEAYLEEKVEIMRQIRELEQAEHESKQG; encoded by the exons ATGCACATTCTCAAACATTCTAGTCTTTCTCGAGTCCCGACATCTACAAGATCCAGAGCTCTCCCCAGCAGTCCCTTCTTTGAGCAAAAGTTACAACTTCTATTCAGAGCATTCGATTCCG GGTATTTGAGGTCAAGTGAAAAAGTTATCTTTCAACTTTTGGGAAAAATTTTGGAGATGGAAGGCAAATCTGAACTCATTGTAGATGGTGAAGAAAGGATCAGAAAGGAAGAATTTCATGTCAAAGAGAAGACCAAGAATATGGAACCAAATGATGTGGTGGATGAGAAGACTGAGATGGAACATGAATTGAAGACCAAATCAGTCAAGAAAGAAAAGCCAAAACACGAGAAACataaagaggaagatgaagagaaaactaagaaaaaggagaaagacaaaaaggaaagagagtCAAATCAGAAGGTAAAGAAGTACGAGAAGAAAAAGGATGAAGATGGAGAGCAGACACACAAAGAGAAAgatgaggaagaaaagaaaaagggaaagaagggGGAGAAAGATTATAGGACCAACAAAGATGATGAAGctggagaagagaagaaaaaagagaaaaaaaaaaagaaagacaaagaaaaagaagagaaggggGAAAATGATGGGGACTCGGGGGATAAGGAAGATGACAGAGAAAGGGGAAAaacagataaaaagaaaaataaaaaggagaagCACCAAGATGATGACCTGAAGCAAGAGgaaaagaagatcaaggaaggaAAGGATAAAAAATTGAGTGTCAAGGAAGATGATAAACCTACTGGTAAAGTGGGGGATCAGAGGCTTGAGGAGAAGGTGGAGCAGGAGAAGAAGCATAAAGATGGTGAACACAAGGAGAAAG GTGAAACgaagaaagatgaaaaagatacgaagggaagagagaaaaaggcAAAAAACAAAGGGGACCTAGATGGAAAATCCAAAGATGAAATTGATAGAGAGAAGGATACAGAAAAAGATGATGATGACAAGGAGaaaggagagaagaagaaggagaagaaggagaaagagaagcaCCACAAGGATGAAgcagatgaagatgaagatgatgatgaagggaagaagaagaaagaaaagaaagacaagaaggagaaagagaggaaacaCAAGGGTGCTGTAGATGAGGGCAAGTGTCAGCCTGAAGTTACATCCAgggaaattgaaattaaagaaaacgTCAAAGAATCAGAGGGGAAAGGAGAGGAAGGTGATCAAATGGAGAAGGTGAAGGTAGGTAAAGAggagaaaagtgaaaagaaggaaaaatgtgagaagaaaagaaaacttgacGGGAAGGATAAAAGCAAGCCTCTTGGCAAGCTAAAGCAGAAGTTGGAAAAGATCAATGGTAAAATAGAAGCCTATCTTGAGGAGAAGGTAGAGATCATGAGGCAGATAAGAGAACTTGAACAAGCCGAACATGAGAGTAAGCAGGGCTGA
- the LOC121265952 gene encoding DNA ligase 1-like isoform X1: protein MHILKHSSLSRVPTSTRSRALPSSPFFEQKLQLLFRAFDSGYLRSSEKVIFQLLGKILEMEGKSELIVDGEERIRKEEFHVKEKTKNMEPNDVVDEKTEMEHELKTKSVKKEKPKHEKHKEEDEEKTKKKEKDKKERESNQKVKKYEKKKDEDGEQTHKEKDEEEKKKGKKGEKDYRTNKDDEAGEEKKKEKKKKKDKEKEEKGENDGDSGDKEDDRERGKTDKKKNKKEKHQDDDLKQEEKKIKEGKDKKLSVKEDDKPTGKVGDQRLEEKVEQEKKHKDGEHKEKGEKKIKEGKDKKLSVKEDDKPAGKVGDQRLEEKVEQEKKHKDGEHKEKGETKKDEKDTKGREKKAKNKGDLDGKSKDEIDREKDTEKDDDDKEKGEKKKEKKEKEKHHKDEADEDEDDDEGKKKKEKKDKKEKERKHKGAVDEGKCQPEVTSREIEIKENVKESEGKGEEGDQMEKVKVGKEEKSEKKEKCEKKRKLDGKDKSKPLGKLKQKLEKINGKIEAYLEEKVEIMRQIRELEQAEHESKQG, encoded by the exons ATGCACATTCTCAAACATTCTAGTCTTTCTCGAGTCCCGACATCTACAAGATCCAGAGCTCTCCCCAGCAGTCCCTTCTTTGAGCAAAAGTTACAACTTCTATTCAGAGCATTCGATTCCG GGTATTTGAGGTCAAGTGAAAAAGTTATCTTTCAACTTTTGGGAAAAATTTTGGAGATGGAAGGCAAATCTGAACTCATTGTAGATGGTGAAGAAAGGATCAGAAAGGAAGAATTTCATGTCAAAGAGAAGACCAAGAATATGGAACCAAATGATGTGGTGGATGAGAAGACTGAGATGGAACATGAATTGAAGACCAAATCAGTCAAGAAAGAAAAGCCAAAACACGAGAAACataaagaggaagatgaagagaaaactaagaaaaaggagaaagacaaaaaggaaagagagtCAAATCAGAAGGTAAAGAAGTACGAGAAGAAAAAGGATGAAGATGGAGAGCAGACACACAAAGAGAAAgatgaggaagaaaagaaaaagggaaagaagggGGAGAAAGATTATAGGACCAACAAAGATGATGAAGctggagaagagaagaaaaaagagaaaaaaaaaaagaaagacaaagaaaaagaagagaaggggGAAAATGATGGGGACTCGGGGGATAAGGAAGATGACAGAGAAAGGGGAAAaacagataaaaagaaaaataaaaaggagaagCACCAAGATGATGACCTGAAGCAAGAGgaaaagaagatcaaggaaggaAAGGATAAAAAATTGAGTGTCAAGGAAGATGATAAACCTACTGGTAAAGTGGGGGATCAGAGGCTTGAGGAGAAGGTGGAGCAGGAGAAGAAGCATAAAGATGGTGAACACAAGGAGAAAGGTgaaaagaagatcaaggaaggaAAGGATAAAAAATTGAGTGTCAAGGAAGATGATAAACCTGCTGGGAAAGTGGGGGATCAGAGGCTTGAGGAGAAGGTGGAGCAGGAGAAGAAGCATAAAGATGGTGAACACAAGGAGAAAGGTGAAACgaagaaagatgaaaaagatacgaagggaagagagaaaaaggcAAAAAACAAAGGGGACCTAGATGGAAAATCCAAAGATGAAATTGATAGAGAGAAGGATACAGAAAAAGATGATGATGACAAGGAGaaaggagagaagaagaaggagaagaaggagaaagagaagcaCCACAAGGATGAAgcagatgaagatgaagatgatgatgaagggaagaagaagaaagaaaagaaagacaagaaggagaaagagaggaaacaCAAGGGTGCTGTAGATGAGGGCAAGTGTCAGCCTGAAGTTACATCCAgggaaattgaaattaaagaaaacgTCAAAGAATCAGAGGGGAAAGGAGAGGAAGGTGATCAAATGGAGAAGGTGAAGGTAGGTAAAGAggagaaaagtgaaaagaaggaaaaatgtgagaagaaaagaaaacttgacGGGAAGGATAAAAGCAAGCCTCTTGGCAAGCTAAAGCAGAAGTTGGAAAAGATCAATGGTAAAATAGAAGCCTATCTTGAGGAGAAGGTAGAGATCATGAGGCAGATAAGAGAACTTGAACAAGCCGAACATGAGAGTAAGCAGGGCTGA
- the LOC121265954 gene encoding uncharacterized protein LOC121265954 — MLQAMGLSSFSTVCSVSRGLKLRAKKKPESKRSPSSVGFSSRRNEPLWRCVEGCGACCKLEKGPSFVTPEEIFSDPGDIELYRSLTGPDGWCIHFDKGTRTCSIYNDRPYFCRVEPDVFESLYGVSKKKFNKEACSFCRDTIKEIYGSNSKEFDNFNRSIRSSGFS, encoded by the exons ATGTTGCAGGCTATGGGACTGTCCTCTTTCAGCACCGTTTGTTCAGTGTCACGCGGATTAAAGCTGAGAGCAAAGAAGAAACCTGAGTCAAAGCGAAGCCCGAGCAGTGTCGGCTTCAGCAGCCGGAGGAACGAGCCGTTGTGGCGGTGCGTTGAGGGCTGTGGTGCCTGCTGCAAGTTGGAAAAGGGTCCCTCCTTTGTCACCCCTGAAGAAATCTTCAGCGACCCGGGCGACATTGAG CTCTACAGAAGCTTAACAGGTCCAGATGGATGGTGTATACACTTTGACAAAGGCACGCGAACATGCTCCATTTACAACG ATCGTCCTTACTTTTGTCGTGTAGAGCCGGATGTATTTGAATCATTATATGGTGTTAGCAAGAAGAAGTTTAACAAAGAAGCCTGCAG TTTCTGTAGGGACACCatcaaggaaatttatggtTCCAATTCGAAGGAGTTTGATAACTTTAATCGTTCAATAAGGAGCTCTGGTTTTAGTTAG
- the LOC121265953 gene encoding serine/arginine-rich splicing factor RS2Z32-like isoform X2, translating into MPRYDDRYGSKTRLYVGRLSSRTRSRDLERLFSRYGRVRDVDMKRDFAFVEFSDPRDADDAQYSLNDRDFDGSRIIVEFAKGAPRGSRASFGRDPPPGSGRCFNCGIDGHWARDCKAGDWKNKCYRCGERGHIEKNCKNSPKKLRRGRSDSLSPDRSLSPRRARSRSRSYSRGRSYSRSISPARRERRVEREERRSESPRYRSPEPRRSPAPSKGRKRSLTPDEGSPQERGTPSPKNGRLAAEQNGSDYSGSPRRNSRSPVSPERESPVGRSYRSPSEANGHGRSVSPRDDRSPIDEDDDNNRSPRGEAGTTSVATLPGRDHRSPSLL; encoded by the exons ATGCCTCGTTATGATGATCGTTATGGAAGTAAGACCCGTCTGTATGTTGGTCGCTTGTCTTCGCGGACACGTTCTCGTGATCTGGAACGTTTATTCAGCAGATATGGGAG AGTACGAGATGTGGATATGAAGCGCGACTTTGCCTTTGTT GAATTTAGTGATCCCCGAGATGCTGATGATGCTCAATATAGCCTCAATGACCGGGACTTCGATGGAAGCCGTATTATTGTGGAATTTGCAAAGGGG GCACCGCGTGGTTCCCGAGCTTCTTTTGGCAGAGATCCTCCTCCTGGATCTGGACGCTGCTTTAATTGCGGCATTGATGGCCATTGGGCTCGTGATTGCAAAGCTGGAGACTGGAAGAACAAGTGTTACCGGTGTGGAGAGAGAGGTCATATAGAAAAGAACTGCAAGAACAGTCCCAAGAAGTTAAG ACGTGGAAGAAGTGACTCATTATCACCAGACAGATCACTTTCTCCTCGTCGTGCCAGAAGCCGTAGCCGAAGTTACAGTCGAGGCCGTAGCTACAG CCGCTCAATATCCCCagcaaggagagagagaagagttgAGCGTGAAGAGAGGAGATCAGAGAGCCCTCGCTACAGAAGCCCAGAGCCAAGGAGAAGTCCAGCTCCTTCCAAGGGGAGGAAGCGCAGCCTAACACCTGATGAAGGCAGCCCCCAGGAGAGAGGCACCCCTTCTCCCAAAAATGGTAGATTGGCTGCGGAGCAAAATGGTTCCGATTACAGTGGCAGCCCAAGGAGAAATAGCAGAAGCCCTGTCAGCCCTGAAAGAGAGAGCCCTGTTGGTAGGAGCTATCGAAGTCCTTCTGAAGCTAATGGTCATGGTCGAAGTGTCAGCCCTAGAGATGATAGGAGCCCtattgatgaagatgatgacaaCAACCGGTCTCCAAGAG GGGAGGCGGGAACGACCAGCGTAGCAACCCTTCCTGGGCGTGACCATAGGAGCCCCTCTTTGCTGTAG
- the LOC121265953 gene encoding serine/arginine-rich splicing factor RS2Z32-like isoform X1, which translates to MPRYDDRYGSKTRLYVGRLSSRTRSRDLERLFSRYGRVRDVDMKRDFAFVEFSDPRDADDAQYSLNDRDFDGSRIIVEFAKGAPRGSRASFGRDPPPGSGRCFNCGIDGHWARDCKAGDWKNKCYRCGERGHIEKNCKNSPKKLRRGRSDSLSPDRSLSPRRARSRSRSYSRGRSYSRSISPARRERRVEREERRSESPRYRSPEPRRSPAPSKGRKRSLTPDEGSPQERGTPSPKNGRLAAEQNGSDYSGSPRRNSRSPVSPERESPVGRSYRSPSEANGHGRSVSPRDDRSPIDEDDDNNRSPRAKGEAGTTSVATLPGRDHRSPSLL; encoded by the exons ATGCCTCGTTATGATGATCGTTATGGAAGTAAGACCCGTCTGTATGTTGGTCGCTTGTCTTCGCGGACACGTTCTCGTGATCTGGAACGTTTATTCAGCAGATATGGGAG AGTACGAGATGTGGATATGAAGCGCGACTTTGCCTTTGTT GAATTTAGTGATCCCCGAGATGCTGATGATGCTCAATATAGCCTCAATGACCGGGACTTCGATGGAAGCCGTATTATTGTGGAATTTGCAAAGGGG GCACCGCGTGGTTCCCGAGCTTCTTTTGGCAGAGATCCTCCTCCTGGATCTGGACGCTGCTTTAATTGCGGCATTGATGGCCATTGGGCTCGTGATTGCAAAGCTGGAGACTGGAAGAACAAGTGTTACCGGTGTGGAGAGAGAGGTCATATAGAAAAGAACTGCAAGAACAGTCCCAAGAAGTTAAG ACGTGGAAGAAGTGACTCATTATCACCAGACAGATCACTTTCTCCTCGTCGTGCCAGAAGCCGTAGCCGAAGTTACAGTCGAGGCCGTAGCTACAG CCGCTCAATATCCCCagcaaggagagagagaagagttgAGCGTGAAGAGAGGAGATCAGAGAGCCCTCGCTACAGAAGCCCAGAGCCAAGGAGAAGTCCAGCTCCTTCCAAGGGGAGGAAGCGCAGCCTAACACCTGATGAAGGCAGCCCCCAGGAGAGAGGCACCCCTTCTCCCAAAAATGGTAGATTGGCTGCGGAGCAAAATGGTTCCGATTACAGTGGCAGCCCAAGGAGAAATAGCAGAAGCCCTGTCAGCCCTGAAAGAGAGAGCCCTGTTGGTAGGAGCTATCGAAGTCCTTCTGAAGCTAATGGTCATGGTCGAAGTGTCAGCCCTAGAGATGATAGGAGCCCtattgatgaagatgatgacaaCAACCGGTCTCCAAGAG caaAAGGGGAGGCGGGAACGACCAGCGTAGCAACCCTTCCTGGGCGTGACCATAGGAGCCCCTCTTTGCTGTAG
- the LOC121265953 gene encoding serine/arginine-rich splicing factor RS2Z32-like isoform X4: MKRDFAFVEFSDPRDADDAQYSLNDRDFDGSRIIVEFAKGAPRGSRASFGRDPPPGSGRCFNCGIDGHWARDCKAGDWKNKCYRCGERGHIEKNCKNSPKKLRRGRSDSLSPDRSLSPRRARSRSRSYSRGRSYSRSISPARRERRVEREERRSESPRYRSPEPRRSPAPSKGRKRSLTPDEGSPQERGTPSPKNGRLAAEQNGSDYSGSPRRNSRSPVSPERESPVGRSYRSPSEANGHGRSVSPRDDRSPIDEDDDNNRSPRAKGEAGTTSVATLPGRDHRSPSLL, from the exons ATGAAGCGCGACTTTGCCTTTGTT GAATTTAGTGATCCCCGAGATGCTGATGATGCTCAATATAGCCTCAATGACCGGGACTTCGATGGAAGCCGTATTATTGTGGAATTTGCAAAGGGG GCACCGCGTGGTTCCCGAGCTTCTTTTGGCAGAGATCCTCCTCCTGGATCTGGACGCTGCTTTAATTGCGGCATTGATGGCCATTGGGCTCGTGATTGCAAAGCTGGAGACTGGAAGAACAAGTGTTACCGGTGTGGAGAGAGAGGTCATATAGAAAAGAACTGCAAGAACAGTCCCAAGAAGTTAAG ACGTGGAAGAAGTGACTCATTATCACCAGACAGATCACTTTCTCCTCGTCGTGCCAGAAGCCGTAGCCGAAGTTACAGTCGAGGCCGTAGCTACAG CCGCTCAATATCCCCagcaaggagagagagaagagttgAGCGTGAAGAGAGGAGATCAGAGAGCCCTCGCTACAGAAGCCCAGAGCCAAGGAGAAGTCCAGCTCCTTCCAAGGGGAGGAAGCGCAGCCTAACACCTGATGAAGGCAGCCCCCAGGAGAGAGGCACCCCTTCTCCCAAAAATGGTAGATTGGCTGCGGAGCAAAATGGTTCCGATTACAGTGGCAGCCCAAGGAGAAATAGCAGAAGCCCTGTCAGCCCTGAAAGAGAGAGCCCTGTTGGTAGGAGCTATCGAAGTCCTTCTGAAGCTAATGGTCATGGTCGAAGTGTCAGCCCTAGAGATGATAGGAGCCCtattgatgaagatgatgacaaCAACCGGTCTCCAAGAG caaAAGGGGAGGCGGGAACGACCAGCGTAGCAACCCTTCCTGGGCGTGACCATAGGAGCCCCTCTTTGCTGTAG
- the LOC121265953 gene encoding serine/arginine-rich splicing factor RS2Z32-like isoform X3, translated as MPRYDDRYGSKTRLYVGRLSSRTRSRDLERLFSRYGRVRDVDMKRDFAFVEFSDPRDADDAQYSLNDRDFDGSRIIVEFAKGAPRGSRASFGRDPPPGSGRCFNCGIDGHWARDCKAGDWKNKCYRCGERGHIEKNCKNSPKKLRRGRSDSLSPDRSLSPRRARSRSRSYSRGRSYSRSISPARRERRVEREERRSESPRYRSPEPRRSPAPSKGRKRSLTPDEGSPQERGTPSPKNGRLAAEQNGSDYSGSPRRNSRSPVSPERESPVGRSYRSPSEANGHGRSVSPRDDRSPIDEDDDNNRSPRGSESP; from the exons ATGCCTCGTTATGATGATCGTTATGGAAGTAAGACCCGTCTGTATGTTGGTCGCTTGTCTTCGCGGACACGTTCTCGTGATCTGGAACGTTTATTCAGCAGATATGGGAG AGTACGAGATGTGGATATGAAGCGCGACTTTGCCTTTGTT GAATTTAGTGATCCCCGAGATGCTGATGATGCTCAATATAGCCTCAATGACCGGGACTTCGATGGAAGCCGTATTATTGTGGAATTTGCAAAGGGG GCACCGCGTGGTTCCCGAGCTTCTTTTGGCAGAGATCCTCCTCCTGGATCTGGACGCTGCTTTAATTGCGGCATTGATGGCCATTGGGCTCGTGATTGCAAAGCTGGAGACTGGAAGAACAAGTGTTACCGGTGTGGAGAGAGAGGTCATATAGAAAAGAACTGCAAGAACAGTCCCAAGAAGTTAAG ACGTGGAAGAAGTGACTCATTATCACCAGACAGATCACTTTCTCCTCGTCGTGCCAGAAGCCGTAGCCGAAGTTACAGTCGAGGCCGTAGCTACAG CCGCTCAATATCCCCagcaaggagagagagaagagttgAGCGTGAAGAGAGGAGATCAGAGAGCCCTCGCTACAGAAGCCCAGAGCCAAGGAGAAGTCCAGCTCCTTCCAAGGGGAGGAAGCGCAGCCTAACACCTGATGAAGGCAGCCCCCAGGAGAGAGGCACCCCTTCTCCCAAAAATGGTAGATTGGCTGCGGAGCAAAATGGTTCCGATTACAGTGGCAGCCCAAGGAGAAATAGCAGAAGCCCTGTCAGCCCTGAAAGAGAGAGCCCTGTTGGTAGGAGCTATCGAAGTCCTTCTGAAGCTAATGGTCATGGTCGAAGTGTCAGCCCTAGAGATGATAGGAGCCCtattgatgaagatgatgacaaCAACCGGTCTCCAAGAGGTAGTGAGTCTCCCTAA